The Lentisphaera araneosa HTCC2155 sequence TTTCCTAGAAATTTTAATTATGACTAAATATTATCCCCATAGCTTACATTTGCAATGAAAGCTCAATGATCAGAACTTCTTAGCTTAGGAACTTAAATGCGGCGAATATATTCGCGCGTGCGTTCTTGCATAGGTAATTCCATATGAAGAAGCCTTTCATATTCTTCTTCCGAGATAAAATTTAGCGCTTCTTTTTTTATCTTCTTGCGCTGATTTTGTCTGGTTAAGAGAAAGTACCTTCTGTAGGATTTAGATGCAGGCTCTAAGTCATTGTTTTGTTTTCTTGCCCAGGCAAGTCTTAACCAAAGATCAGATTGATTGGGATGATTAAAAGCCGCTTGTTTGAGACAATATTCAACAAGTAAGTTAGTTTCTTTACGATTAAATTGACGCAAAGACTTTGAAAGAAAATACCAATTATGCCATGAATGAGCTTGGTATTGCAAATTAAGGATTAGCTCGTTTAGATTAGCTTTTTTATGGTAGCTGTACATATGTTTAAAGCGATATGAATTATCGAACATTTTGTAGAAATCAAGTGTACTAAAAATAGCAAGAACCGGTAATATATAGGCTGTTAATGAGAAATATTTTTTATTAGGATTATCAATGCCTATCTGGTATTTTGGTGCCTTGCATAATAATAGCCCAAAAAATATCACAATTGTATAGCTGTAAACCGGGACTTCTATAGGGTTATCATATAAGCCGTGGATAAGAAAGCATATGACGGCAACTAATGATGCTGTTTTAATTCGACTAGAAGAACTTGTATTGTTATAATTACGAACAGCGACTTTTGTTAGGAACAAGACTAATATGACTAAAATGATTGAGAAGCCTATGCCATATTCTAAGATGATTTGAAGATATGTGTTTTCTGAATGATTTGCCATCCTATTGCTATGATGCTCTTTTGTAATGTAAGAGGCTGCAGTATGATAATAAGCACCGGGGCCAAGGCCTTGAGGATAATCTAAAAGGATTTCCGGCGCCTTCATGTAGAGTTTGAGTCGAGTCTCTGATTCAATGCCTCTTTTGTTGAGTTCACGGTCTATGGCCGAGGGTGTCAGGGCTGCAAAAAGAATGATGAAAAAGCTTACTAAAGTGTACTTAATGGATTTTGTATTAAACTTCTTATTTTTGTACAATAGTAAAGAAGCAGTAAAAGCAATAGCACAAATTAAAAAAGCACCCCTAGAGCCAGAAATTAAGGTTCCATAGATGAAAAAAATTAGCAGAGCACAATGTGCGATGATTAAGGAAAGCTTTTTCTTTTGAATAAAATTAATTATTTGAATAGTAATGAAAGGTAAAAAGAAACATAGGTAGACACCATAGTGATTAGATAAACCAAAAACCCCAAGAGGTTTTTTGATGCCTATATCAAAAATGCCCCACACTTTTCCACCAAAGTTCACAAAGTTGGTGGATAAATAAACGGCAATAATATTAAATGAAGCCAGACAAATTAAGCTGTAGACTAAAATGATTTTATCTTTGTGCGTCAAACTTGCAGTCAAAAACAAACTAGCTGGAAGCATGAGCCAAATTAAATAAGTATGTATTCCAAGCCAATAAGATTGACCGAGGTAAGTTTGCATTTTCTGTGCCTCAATGAGGCCAAGAGGCTGCAGTTGATCAATTAAATAATGAACAGATTCTCTTGCGAGCCTAGTTTCAGCTGAGCTAATTAAGTTAAAATCAGCTATAAAAAAAGCTTGAGCCAAAAGATAAAGAAGCAAAGTGCCCAAGATAATTATGGGATCATATATTCTCCCTGCTTTAATTTGTTTGTACAATTCTAAGCAGGCAGTTAAATTAAGGATTAAGCAGGCGCTATAAAGGGCTTCAGGTACTAAGCCCCCTGCAAAAAAATGCAGAAGGCTGGCACAAAGGATCAGTACAAATATATTCAAGTCTAGTTTTAATAGGAATCTTTGTAAGTCGAGTAAGAGTTGTACGAATAGGCGTAAGCATTACTTCCGTAGGCATTGTTTTCTGATTGCGAAGTAAACTTTAAATCGGACTGTTTAAAGTCGTTCATCACTATCCCAACAACTTTATCCTTAGGAAGACGATTGAGCGTGGCCTCCACATCTTTCGGATAAGTTCTACCCATACGTGCAACAATGATTGTGCCATCTGTTTTTTCAGCTAGATGTACAGTGTCGACAACTCTAACGGCTGGCGCCGTATCAAAGATAACTAAATCATAAGTATTTCTCAAATGAGTCAATAGAGTTTCCATTTTTTTGCCGTCTAAAAGTTCAGTCACATATTCATCATTATTTCCAGCAGGTAAATAATCCATCTTTCCTGAAGCTTTACTTATAATATAATCTTCTATGTCATGATCGTCACTTTTCAAGAAATCTAGCAGGCCCTTGTGGGGCATCTCAGGAAAACTTTTCCTCAAAGTAGAACGACGAAAGTCAGCATCAATCAAGAGGATCTTTTTGTCAGTCCATGCACAACAGAGTGCTGTATTCAAGGAAGTGGTGGTCTTCCCTTCCGCGGGGCCAAATGAAGTGAACATAATGAGTTTACCGCTGGATTTTTGCTCAATATTGAGGCGCAAAGAACGATAAGATTCTGCTAAGACAGAGTTCTTGGGAAGTTCATTGAGGAATTGTGGATTCTTTTTGGCTAGAGAACTAGCAAACTTAGGAATCACGCTAAGAATTGGTGCCTGGTAATCATTGATGACTTTAGCAAAATTATAGCGCTTAGATTTACCATAAAAAAGAATGATAACAAGAAATGATGAGGCCAAATTAAAGAGTAAGGCCCCAGCTAAAGTGAATTTTGGTATCGAGGGGAAAACGGGGTTTTCTTCAGCAAAAGGTTCACGAATGATTCGCGTTATGTATTTGTCATCGACATTCTCATTAAGTAAAATGAGTTTGGAACGAATATTGGATTTGAGTTCATTTAATTGATCTAAACGCCCTTCAAGACTTTCAATTTCATTTATAAGCACGCCACTATTGGCAAAAGTTTTTTCAAGTTCGATTGCGCGAGCAATGTAGGACTTGTATTCTACTTTCAGTGTTTCAACCCTGCTTTTGATCAAGCGAACAATATTTTTTCGGTAGGCTTGTATTTCCTTTGTAATAATATCAATTTTTTTCTGCAGCTCTTCCATATTTGGATGACCTGGTTTGAATTTTTCTAAAAGAATATCGTATTCAGCAATGTAGCTACCCAAAATGACTTGCCTCGATTTCCATTCACTTACGTCTTTGAAGACAAACTCTGATTTTTGATCCCCTTGTATAGACATGAGGGCATCAATAACTGATGAAAATTTGCTATCTTCCATGTTGGAGAGTTCAAGTTCATCGATATTAGCTTCAAGAACCCCTAGTTGTAATTTTTTTTGATTCGATTTGCTAAATAATTCAGAAATATATTCTTTATCAAATTCATTTTTTGTTGACATAAAAACATAATTATTGTCAATTTTATAATCTAAAATGAAATCCGATTGTTTCTTGATTTTTGTATCAATAGATTTTTCCTCATTTTCGAGGGCAAGGCGCGTCGTCTCAGTAGTTAATCTATTTTCTTCAACACGCATTTTGGCATATTCACCTAAGAGTTTTAATAGGTATTCTTTTGAAGCACTGACATCCGGCGATACAATAGATATATCAAGCATCGATTGAGCAGCACCTTTAACAGGAGTAATTTCAACTTCAAAAATTTTCTTTTTTAAAAGCTTTAATTCTCTTAAGTCTGGAAAATTATTTAAAATTACTTTCTCAACAGATTTGTTGAGTTTTTCACTTTTCAGCAAAACTATATGCCTATCTAAGAGAGAATATTTCCTGGATTTGACTGCATTTAATGCTTTGTCATCTACATCTTCACTAAGTTGACTGACTTTATTTTGAATAATTTCAAAACGGCAATCAGCTTCAAACTTAGGAGGGAGGGCTTGTGCCAAAAAGTAGGCAGCGACGCCACCTAAGGCTGTAATTGGGGCAATAATCCACCAATAACGTAAAACAACGAGAAAATAACTGAGTAAATCGATTTCTTTTTCGATTTCATCTGAATGGTTTTGTTTCATTTAAAAATCTTTATTTATAGCCAGGATTCATCAATAATGATTAAGTCACCTGATTGTAATTTTATGTCTTTGTGAATCTGGCCTTTCTCAAGCATTTCTTTCACGTCTACTTGAATAATTTCTGTTTTGCCTGCACTTCTTCTCACTAAGCGAACATCGCTTTTATCCGCGAATTTATTGAAGTTGCCAGCTTTGATGATCGCTCTTACGAGTGTAGGCCTTTCACCTGGCTCAAACAAGACAACTCCCGGTTCCTCAACCTTACCTTCCACAATCACTTCGATGGATCCTGGAGTGACAGCGCCATCAGCAAGAGAAGGGATGATAATCATATCATCCTTGCGTAAACTTATATTAGCTGAGCCAGCTAAATCATTGTAGATAGCTTCAAAATTAACGGCTTTGGTGATTAATTTATTCTTGTCGCTATTAATAATTATGTAGGCCTTCTTGGGGTCAGCCCATTTTGAGAAACCACTCACTTCAGAGATAGCTTGGGCCAAACTTATGGTACCTTTTACGGGAATTTCTACTTTGCCAGGTTCTTCTACAGCTCCATAAATATATATGTGACCAATCGCTTTTTTAACCACGACGACGCTGACGGTAGCCTTCTGATATAAATCCTTTTCTAAGGCAGTCTTTAAAACATTTTCTGCTTCTTCTTCATTTATATCGGATATTTTGATAGCACCTAAGTAGGGTAGGGTGATGAAGCCATTTGTACTAACTTCACCTTCATAGACAATCTCTTGATCTTCTTTCATACTGACGTGTACTAAATCGCCGTAACTAATAAGATCTTTCTCTTCAGAAAAAAGGCTGCTTGTCAATAAGACAAGTAAGGGAAATATTTTTTTAAACATGAATGCTTTTTAAATAAAAGTTAAAAAATCCCAATATAGCAATATTGGGATTTCAGTAAACTACATTAACAAGTTAAAACTTATATGTATAGCCTAATTGGATGAAATGACGATCGTATTCTGTGTCAAGGTTAGATTGCTTATCTTCATAATTATAAGATAAATCTATAGACTGTTTTGCAGTTAAGTTGTATGTGGAACCCAATGTATAACTGTAAATATCGTAATCTTCACCTTTAACACCGCTTGCTGTTTGGTCTTCACCATTAAACCAACGCACACCTGTATTAACTTTTAGGTCTTGATTAATAGTATAGTAAAGATTATAATTAGCAGAAATTTCATCAGAAGCATTGGCGTTGCCAATGGAGCTAGCACGAGTGTCTTTTTTCAGTGAAATACTATGATATAGTTTTTCTGTCACAGTGTGATTCAAAGTTAAGCCATAATTGAGTCCATCTTCTTCATCATCTGCACCAGCTTTTGCCACATCATCTTCAAATTCCATGTCAAAATAGGAGACAAAACCAGAAACATTGATTTGATCAGAAAGCATGTAGGTAGCTTGAAGACCAAATTCGGTAGTCTCTGCATCATTTGATTCGCCGGCTTTCCATTCTTTGTCAGAATAATTTAAGAATGGACTAATTACTGTTTTGCCATTGAGTTGATGATCCAAAGTGACGCCTAAATAAGTGGTGTCATACTCTTGCCCTAAGGACTCATCCTTGAGGTCTCTCTTAGTTTCTAGACCAGCTTTTGCAGTGATTCCGGTGTCTTCAGTGATTTCACGTTGGACTTGGAAGAATAAATTATTATTCCAAAATTGCTGGCTATTTGAGTCTTGATTGTCACGAGCATCTTCGAGGTTGTCGATTTGCACGGAGGCTTCATTGACTAAACTGAAAGTAGTTTTGTCATTGAGGTCATAATCTAAGCCAAGTTCTGCCATCCCACTATCAGAGCCAAGTATAAGTCCACTAGTTCTGTTGTCTTCAAAAGCTTCTCTGTAACCTATTTCAAAGTTTGTGTTTAAAGTTAAACCGGTAAATGGCTGCATGAAGAAGTCAGTACCAATCAATGCTTCTGCAAAGGCACCGTTCTCTTTGTTGCCAGATGTTGCACGGTTGGAGTTTGTATCATAACCCAAAGCAGATTTGATGTAGGGGCTATAATAAATATTTCCAGCTTTTTTACTGAAGTTTTCAACTTCAATATCAGTTTTTTTCACTCTCTTTGTAGCTTTAGCTTTTGTTGAAGCAAATGCTGTGCTGGCTAAGGATAATGCAGTAATTGCTAATAATGTCTTTTTCATTTTCTTAAACCTTAAGGTGTTGTTGTAGTACTTGTACTAGTTCCAGTTGCGCTATTGTCGTCATTTGTGGGCGGGTCGTCAGTTGAATCCGTAGGTGTTGTGGGTGTTGTGGGTGCTGGAGGTGTAGGGGCTGGAGTCGCATTATTACCTGCGGTTTGAACTGCTGCTTTTTCGCTTGCAGGAGCAGCATCAACAGCAGCTGTAACAATTGCTGTTTTTTCGCTTGCGGGAGCGGCCTCGACGGCAGCGGTAGTAATGGCAGCTGCTTGGGTAGGAGCAGCCTTTACGGCAGCTGCAGTTACATCTCCAGCAGCAGCAGGAGGAGCGGCAGTTACGGCAGCAGCAGTTACATCTGCAGCAGCAGCAGGAGGAGCGGCAGTTACGGCAGCAGCAGTTACATCTGCAGCAGCAGCAGGAGGAGCGGCAGTTACGGCAGCGGTAGTAATGG is a genomic window containing:
- a CDS encoding O-antigen ligase family protein, whose amino-acid sequence is MNIFVLILCASLLHFFAGGLVPEALYSACLILNLTACLELYKQIKAGRIYDPIIILGTLLLYLLAQAFFIADFNLISSAETRLARESVHYLIDQLQPLGLIEAQKMQTYLGQSYWLGIHTYLIWLMLPASLFLTASLTHKDKIILVYSLICLASFNIIAVYLSTNFVNFGGKVWGIFDIGIKKPLGVFGLSNHYGVYLCFFLPFITIQIINFIQKKKLSLIIAHCALLIFFIYGTLISGSRGAFLICAIAFTASLLLYKNKKFNTKSIKYTLVSFFIILFAALTPSAIDRELNKRGIESETRLKLYMKAPEILLDYPQGLGPGAYYHTAASYITKEHHSNRMANHSENTYLQIILEYGIGFSIILVILVLFLTKVAVRNYNNTSSSSRIKTASLVAVICFLIHGLYDNPIEVPVYSYTIVIFFGLLLCKAPKYQIGIDNPNKKYFSLTAYILPVLAIFSTLDFYKMFDNSYRFKHMYSYHKKANLNELILNLQYQAHSWHNWYFLSKSLRQFNRKETNLLVEYCLKQAAFNHPNQSDLWLRLAWARKQNNDLEPASKSYRRYFLLTRQNQRKKIKKEALNFISEEEYERLLHMELPMQERTREYIRRI
- a CDS encoding polysaccharide biosynthesis tyrosine autokinase; translated protein: MKQNHSDEIEKEIDLLSYFLVVLRYWWIIAPITALGGVAAYFLAQALPPKFEADCRFEIIQNKVSQLSEDVDDKALNAVKSRKYSLLDRHIVLLKSEKLNKSVEKVILNNFPDLRELKLLKKKIFEVEITPVKGAAQSMLDISIVSPDVSASKEYLLKLLGEYAKMRVEENRLTTETTRLALENEEKSIDTKIKKQSDFILDYKIDNNYVFMSTKNEFDKEYISELFSKSNQKKLQLGVLEANIDELELSNMEDSKFSSVIDALMSIQGDQKSEFVFKDVSEWKSRQVILGSYIAEYDILLEKFKPGHPNMEELQKKIDIITKEIQAYRKNIVRLIKSRVETLKVEYKSYIARAIELEKTFANSGVLINEIESLEGRLDQLNELKSNIRSKLILLNENVDDKYITRIIREPFAEENPVFPSIPKFTLAGALLFNLASSFLVIILFYGKSKRYNFAKVINDYQAPILSVIPKFASSLAKKNPQFLNELPKNSVLAESYRSLRLNIEQKSSGKLIMFTSFGPAEGKTTTSLNTALCCAWTDKKILLIDADFRRSTLRKSFPEMPHKGLLDFLKSDDHDIEDYIISKASGKMDYLPAGNNDEYVTELLDGKKMETLLTHLRNTYDLVIFDTAPAVRVVDTVHLAEKTDGTIIVARMGRTYPKDVEATLNRLPKDKVVGIVMNDFKQSDLKFTSQSENNAYGSNAYAYSYNSYSTYKDSY
- a CDS encoding polysaccharide biosynthesis/export family protein, with amino-acid sequence MFKKIFPLLVLLTSSLFSEEKDLISYGDLVHVSMKEDQEIVYEGEVSTNGFITLPYLGAIKISDINEEEAENVLKTALEKDLYQKATVSVVVVKKAIGHIYIYGAVEEPGKVEIPVKGTISLAQAISEVSGFSKWADPKKAYIIINSDKNKLITKAVNFEAIYNDLAGSANISLRKDDMIIIPSLADGAVTPGSIEVIVEGKVEEPGVVLFEPGERPTLVRAIIKAGNFNKFADKSDVRLVRRSAGKTEIIQVDVKEMLEKGQIHKDIKLQSGDLIIIDESWL